CAATGATTCCCGAACGCGCCCGGCGTTCCTACCCGGTGGCGCCGATCATCGAGACACTCGCCGACACCGACTCGGTCACCTTCCTCCGGGAGAAGTTCGCCCCGGAGATGGTGACCGCCCTGGCGTGCATCGACGGCAGGCCGGTCGGCATCATCGCCAACAACACCATGGTGATGGCCGGTGCCATCACGGCCGCAGCCTCGGACAAGGCCGCCCGGTTCCTGCAGCTGTGCAACGCATTCGGCCTGCCGGTCGTCTCACTGGTCGATTGTCCCGGTTACATGGTCGGCCCGGCAGCCGAGGCCGACGCCCTGGTGCGGCGGGGTTCACGCCTGCTGGTGGCCGGCGCGGCACTCACGGTGCCGCTGATCGCGGTGATCCTGCGGCGCGGTTACGGCCTTGGGGCACAGGCGATGTGCGGCGGCAGCCTGCACGAGCCGCTGCTCACGGTCGCCTGGCCCGGTGCCCACCTGGGTCCGATGGGTCTGGAAGGGGCGGTGCGGCTGGGCCTGCGCAAAGAACTGGAGGCCATCGCCGACGACGACGAGCGCGAGCGGGCGGTGCGGGCCGCCACCGCGGCAGCCGAGGAGAACGCCCGAGCGCTCAACTCCGCCTCGCTGTTCGAGATCGACGATGTCATCGATCCGGCCGAGACCCGCGGACTGATCGCCGCCACTCTGGCCGCCGCCGCTCAGCACGAACGACTCGCGCCGCCTCGGCGGTTCGTCGACACCTGGTGACGCTCACAGCTCCAGGTACATGATGTGCAGGCCGACCGGGCCGTGGGTACGGGAGCGGTACGCCTTGGGGACGGTGCCGATGATCCGGAAGCCCAGGTCCTCCCAGAGTCGCACCGCCCGCACGTTCGTCTCCACGACAGCATTGAACTGGATTGCCCGGTAACCGTTTTCCCGGTGCCAGTCGATCACCCACTGCGCCATGGCCCGCCCGACGCCGCGGGCGGACGAGGCCGGGTCCACCATGAAGCTCGCGGTGCCGACATGGTCACCGCGGCCGGGCTTGTTGGGCCCCATCCGTGCCGTGCCGACGATGGTGCCGTCGACGACCGCGACGATGGTGTGGCCGGGTTCGGGAGCCGGCCACACTTCGCGAATCTGTTCGTCGGTCAAGCCTTCTGGATAGGTGTAACTTTCCCCGTCGGCCACGATGGCGCGGAAGAACGGCGCGATCTCGCCGATGTCACTGGGCGTAGCGGCACGGATCTGCACTCCCCGACCATACGACTCGAACCATTGACTACACGCTGTAGTAGACGTAGCGTCGCCGATATGCGGCAGTGGAGTTTCGCTCAATGGGGACTGCTGATCATCTCGCTGTTCCACGTGGTCCAGGCAATCATCGGGTTCATTGCCGAGCCGAGTTTCGCCATCGGCCCGGACGCGCCCACCACACCCATTCTCGGGATGGACTACAACGGCTGGCATGCAGTGGCCGGGCTGGCATTGTTCGGCCCCGGCCTGATTTTGTGCCTGCGAAAATCCTGGGCCGTGCTCTATCTCCTTTTGGCCGCGGCGGCCGGAGCGCTGCCGGGAATCTGGGCGTTCTTCTCGAACCAGGTGGCCCTCATATTCGCCTTCCCGAACAACATCACCGACGCGGTCGTACACCTGGCAACCGCCGCGATCATGCTGGCCGTGG
Above is a window of Mycolicibacterium boenickei DNA encoding:
- a CDS encoding GNAT family N-acetyltransferase; translated protein: MQIRAATPSDIGEIAPFFRAIVADGESYTYPEGLTDEQIREVWPAPEPGHTIVAVVDGTIVGTARMGPNKPGRGDHVGTASFMVDPASSARGVGRAMAQWVIDWHRENGYRAIQFNAVVETNVRAVRLWEDLGFRIIGTVPKAYRSRTHGPVGLHIMYLEL
- a CDS encoding DUF4383 domain-containing protein, with the translated sequence MRQWSFAQWGLLIISLFHVVQAIIGFIAEPSFAIGPDAPTTPILGMDYNGWHAVAGLALFGPGLILCLRKSWAVLYLLLAAAAGALPGIWAFFSNQVALIFAFPNNITDAVVHLATAAIMLAVAGVQIYRDGGLRNSLSGLTLKR